One genomic segment of Gopherus flavomarginatus isolate rGopFla2 chromosome 11, rGopFla2.mat.asm, whole genome shotgun sequence includes these proteins:
- the OSER1 gene encoding oxidative stress-responsive serine-rich protein 1 isoform X2: MRSTASLPVGEGTVPRALVRTATDETKPKNVCTSKEAWHGSMRKPSRGAVRTQRRRRSKSPVLHPPKFIHCSSKTPSVCSHLVHKSQIDTPNNSTGLGVPIPKEFCANERTSPVLDDAGHKGVGAEHSGISLAEPVQENKQENSSVAVSLMSKASLKTTDLSDFQSVSKQNKSKPCACMDKACQCKQWQDMEVYKFSGLQNTIPLSPERTVAEDHSQLLPSRTPSSSPRSCSEQARAYVDDVTIEDLSGYMEYYLYIPKKMSHMAEMMYT, translated from the exons GTCCACTGCTTCTCTTCCTGTGGGTGAGGGTACAGTTCCAAGAGCACTGGTTAGAACAGCTACAGATGAAACCAAACCTAAGAATGTGTGCACATCTAAAGAAGCCTGGCATGG GTCTATGAGGAAACCTTCAAGAGGGGCAGTGAGAACCCAGCGTCGGAGGCGTTCTAAGTCTCCAGTCCTTCATCCTCCTAAGTTTATCCACTGCAGTTCAAAAACGCCTTCTGTGTGCAGCCATCTGGTGCACAAGAGCCAGATAGACACTCCGAACAACAGCACAGGGCTAGGGGTGCCAATCCCAAAGGAATTCTGTGCAAATGAACGAACCAGTCCTGTTCTTGATGATGCTGGCCACAAGGGAGTTGGTGCTGAGCATTCGGGGATTTCTCTTGCAGAGCCAGTGCAAGAGAACAAACAGGAAAACTCTTCTGTTGCTGTTTCTCTGATGTCCAAAGCAAGTCTAAAGACCACAGATCTTTCTGACTTCCAGTCAGTGTCCAAACAAAACAAGAGTAAGCCATGTGCATGCATGGACAAGGCCTGTCAGTGTAAGCAGTGGCAAGACATGGAAGTGTACAAATTCTCCGGCTTGCAGAACACCATCCCATTGTCACCGGAAAGAACAGTTGCTGAGGACCactcccagcttttgccatcaaGAACTCCCTCAAGCTCTCCACGATCTTGCTCTGAGCAAGCAAGGGCCTATGTGGATGATGTGACTATTGAAGACCTTTCAGGATACATGGAATATTACCTATATATTCCCAAGAAAATGTCTCACATGGCAGAAATGATGTACACCTGA
- the OSER1 gene encoding oxidative stress-responsive serine-rich protein 1 isoform X1, which produces MKTEAKDGEEESLQTAFKKLRVDAAGSTASLPVGEGTVPRALVRTATDETKPKNVCTSKEAWHGSMRKPSRGAVRTQRRRRSKSPVLHPPKFIHCSSKTPSVCSHLVHKSQIDTPNNSTGLGVPIPKEFCANERTSPVLDDAGHKGVGAEHSGISLAEPVQENKQENSSVAVSLMSKASLKTTDLSDFQSVSKQNKSKPCACMDKACQCKQWQDMEVYKFSGLQNTIPLSPERTVAEDHSQLLPSRTPSSSPRSCSEQARAYVDDVTIEDLSGYMEYYLYIPKKMSHMAEMMYT; this is translated from the exons GTCCACTGCTTCTCTTCCTGTGGGTGAGGGTACAGTTCCAAGAGCACTGGTTAGAACAGCTACAGATGAAACCAAACCTAAGAATGTGTGCACATCTAAAGAAGCCTGGCATGG GTCTATGAGGAAACCTTCAAGAGGGGCAGTGAGAACCCAGCGTCGGAGGCGTTCTAAGTCTCCAGTCCTTCATCCTCCTAAGTTTATCCACTGCAGTTCAAAAACGCCTTCTGTGTGCAGCCATCTGGTGCACAAGAGCCAGATAGACACTCCGAACAACAGCACAGGGCTAGGGGTGCCAATCCCAAAGGAATTCTGTGCAAATGAACGAACCAGTCCTGTTCTTGATGATGCTGGCCACAAGGGAGTTGGTGCTGAGCATTCGGGGATTTCTCTTGCAGAGCCAGTGCAAGAGAACAAACAGGAAAACTCTTCTGTTGCTGTTTCTCTGATGTCCAAAGCAAGTCTAAAGACCACAGATCTTTCTGACTTCCAGTCAGTGTCCAAACAAAACAAGAGTAAGCCATGTGCATGCATGGACAAGGCCTGTCAGTGTAAGCAGTGGCAAGACATGGAAGTGTACAAATTCTCCGGCTTGCAGAACACCATCCCATTGTCACCGGAAAGAACAGTTGCTGAGGACCactcccagcttttgccatcaaGAACTCCCTCAAGCTCTCCACGATCTTGCTCTGAGCAAGCAAGGGCCTATGTGGATGATGTGACTATTGAAGACCTTTCAGGATACATGGAATATTACCTATATATTCCCAAGAAAATGTCTCACATGGCAGAAATGATGTACACCTGA